Proteins from a single region of Bdellovibrio bacteriovorus HD100:
- a CDS encoding right-handed parallel beta-helix repeat-containing protein: MLNFRYLHKLAAICGGSVLLFAFQNFTPSNLNSRVCSESKINEILAPATAESSAAVVDCSAQLPKGKSISKRLQFRGPQASGVTFDCNGSILNEAGINAGKDMIQVFSRKVQKNGETLWERPSDVTIKNCTVLGAVRIYGMNTNGEGADLRASSISEGHTERAQAAAPTRIVLDKMKIQASSRIPLYISPGVTYVKLINSNISGSSTSVAVYLDAESGHNLIQNNSIHTDTEKRELIAIDGSANNRIIGNRLSALDNGGIYLYRNCGEGGTVRHQTPSGNHIINNIFYYNKYDGKNPAIWVASRNGNRNYCNADNGYAFGSSTNNNDLARNNVIAQNQFYKFQPEKIVRVSDSPNYLLANETVSADKKRASGCYLKAAFPSELLGHGLSTQQFLISGAVVCKETKYTCTDGVLSTAKATCQGVSVKTKPFDCQASGNNSGCGGTVRCDSGQRIIGVRAACNLENGRVPASYINGVGLNVASVQRASDKVKDGRCQIDNVAISSGSASVRASVGSTYLNYSCREYDKNGGDCHVIGQVLCQ; encoded by the coding sequence ATGCTCAATTTCAGGTACTTGCACAAACTGGCAGCAATCTGTGGTGGCTCAGTTCTATTGTTTGCCTTTCAGAACTTCACTCCCAGCAATTTGAATTCACGCGTCTGCAGTGAATCCAAAATAAATGAAATTCTGGCTCCCGCCACGGCCGAATCCAGTGCAGCTGTGGTGGACTGCTCCGCCCAGCTGCCAAAAGGAAAATCCATATCCAAAAGACTTCAGTTCCGAGGCCCCCAAGCCTCGGGTGTCACCTTTGATTGTAATGGCAGCATCCTGAACGAAGCCGGGATTAATGCCGGTAAAGACATGATTCAGGTTTTTTCCCGCAAGGTGCAGAAAAACGGTGAAACGCTGTGGGAACGCCCCAGTGACGTGACCATCAAAAACTGCACAGTGCTGGGGGCTGTGCGTATCTATGGAATGAACACCAACGGGGAAGGGGCTGACTTGCGCGCTTCTTCCATTTCCGAAGGTCACACCGAGCGGGCCCAGGCTGCCGCCCCGACCCGCATCGTTTTGGACAAGATGAAAATTCAGGCAAGCTCACGCATTCCGCTCTATATTTCTCCGGGTGTGACCTATGTGAAACTGATAAATTCCAATATCAGTGGCTCTTCCACCAGTGTGGCGGTCTATCTGGATGCTGAATCCGGGCACAACCTGATTCAGAACAACTCCATTCATACGGATACTGAAAAACGTGAGCTGATCGCCATTGATGGCTCTGCCAACAACCGCATCATCGGCAATCGTCTTTCTGCGCTCGATAACGGCGGTATCTATCTTTACCGCAACTGCGGCGAAGGCGGCACCGTTCGTCATCAAACCCCGAGCGGAAATCACATCATCAACAATATCTTTTATTACAACAAATACGACGGCAAGAATCCGGCCATCTGGGTGGCGTCCCGCAATGGCAACCGTAACTACTGCAATGCCGACAACGGCTATGCCTTCGGAAGCAGCACCAACAACAACGATCTGGCCCGCAATAACGTGATTGCTCAAAATCAGTTCTATAAGTTCCAGCCGGAAAAAATCGTGCGCGTCAGCGACTCTCCCAACTATCTGCTGGCGAACGAAACTGTTTCTGCCGATAAAAAACGTGCTTCGGGCTGTTACCTGAAAGCGGCCTTTCCGTCTGAACTGCTGGGGCACGGACTATCAACCCAGCAATTCCTAATCAGCGGGGCCGTGGTCTGCAAGGAAACAAAATACACCTGTACTGACGGTGTGCTTTCCACTGCCAAGGCCACCTGCCAAGGGGTCAGCGTCAAAACCAAACCGTTTGACTGTCAGGCTTCTGGCAACAACTCGGGTTGCGGAGGCACTGTGCGCTGCGATTCAGGGCAAAGAATCATTGGAGTTCGAGCGGCCTGCAACCTTGAAAACGGCCGAGTGCCCGCCTCTTACATCAACGGCGTCGGCCTGAATGTGGCGTCGGTACAAAGAGCCTCTGATAAAGTCAAGGACGGCCGCTGCCAAATAGATAACGTTGCGATAAGCTCTGGCAGCGCCTCGGTGAGAGCTTCCGTCGGTTCGACCTATCTGAATTATTCCTGCCGCGAATACGACAAAAACGGCGGCGACTGCCACGTCATCGGGCAGGTGTTGTGCCAGTAA
- a CDS encoding OsmC family protein, translated as MRAQVKRIDGHHFKFNVRGMEGDIDVTAPDQAPQGPTPKEMLLAALCCCTGTDVIDLMAKFQVQYDSFELEAKAPLTDKHPKVFSRIDLSYHLKGSSVDATQAVEAAKRSTHQYSGTAAMLSKACPIYYSVWVNDKKVAEDQVHFVSF; from the coding sequence ATGCGCGCTCAGGTTAAACGAATCGATGGTCACCACTTTAAATTCAATGTTCGTGGCATGGAAGGTGACATCGACGTCACAGCTCCTGATCAAGCTCCCCAAGGGCCGACTCCGAAGGAAATGCTGCTGGCGGCGTTATGCTGCTGCACCGGCACGGATGTCATTGATCTAATGGCGAAGTTTCAGGTTCAGTACGATTCTTTTGAACTGGAAGCCAAAGCCCCCCTGACGGACAAGCACCCTAAAGTCTTTTCCCGCATTGATTTGAGCTATCATTTGAAAGGCTCGTCGGTGGATGCCACTCAGGCTGTGGAAGCGGCAAAGCGCTCGACCCACCAATATAGCGGGACAGCGGCGATGCTTTCAAAAGCCTGCCCGATTTATTACTCGGTTTGGGTGAATGATAAAAAAGTCGCCGAGGACCAGGTTCACTTCGTATCATTCTGA
- a CDS encoding Mrp/NBP35 family ATP-binding protein, producing MAAPNPFEKQTAIPGVKHIIAVSSGKGGVGKSTVATNLAMALGRKGGKVGLLDADIYGPSIPRMLGSLAQKPQINPDTNQLEPVVRYGIKLMSIGFLVEEGAAVVWRGPMLFKAMDQFLRDVNWGELDYLVVDLPPGTGDIQLTLAQKVPVSGAVMVSTPQNVALVDVKKAVDMFARVNVPLLGMVENMAYMINPANGEKMQLFPKGEIDSYAQSKGINKLGEIPFNPSVGLACEAGIPIVEANSNGAEAQAFMKIADEIRELLPV from the coding sequence ATGGCAGCCCCAAATCCTTTTGAAAAGCAGACCGCGATTCCCGGAGTGAAACACATTATTGCCGTCAGTTCGGGCAAAGGTGGCGTGGGTAAAAGTACTGTGGCAACGAATCTTGCCATGGCTTTGGGCAGAAAAGGCGGCAAAGTCGGCCTTCTGGATGCGGATATCTATGGTCCCAGCATTCCTCGTATGTTGGGTTCCCTGGCGCAAAAACCTCAGATCAACCCGGACACCAACCAACTGGAACCGGTGGTCCGTTACGGCATCAAACTGATGAGCATCGGCTTCCTGGTCGAGGAAGGTGCGGCCGTGGTTTGGCGTGGACCTATGCTGTTCAAAGCGATGGATCAATTCCTGCGCGACGTAAACTGGGGCGAGTTGGATTATCTGGTTGTGGACCTGCCTCCGGGCACAGGTGACATCCAGCTGACCCTGGCGCAGAAAGTTCCAGTGTCTGGTGCGGTGATGGTTTCCACTCCGCAAAACGTGGCGTTGGTGGACGTGAAAAAAGCCGTCGACATGTTTGCCCGTGTGAACGTGCCTTTGTTGGGCATGGTTGAAAACATGGCCTACATGATCAACCCGGCCAACGGCGAAAAAATGCAGTTGTTCCCGAAGGGCGAAATCGACTCCTACGCCCAATCCAAAGGCATCAACAAACTGGGTGAGATCCCCTTCAACCCGTCTGTCGGTCTGGCGTGCGAAGCCGGCATTCCAATCGTAGAAGCCAACAGCAACGGCGCCGAAGCGCAAGCCTTCATGAAAATTGCGGATGAAATCCGCGAACTGCTGCCGGTTTAA
- a CDS encoding branched-chain amino acid aminotransferase, with product MTTITKNLTNTPKALPPSDQLGFGQHFSDHMFVAKYTEGKGWSEASVVPYGPLSLDPGASVFHYGQALFEGMKAFRKESGEVVFFRPEFNYHRLAEGAARLCLEAPPMDLFMEGLHQVVAADERWIPKGPNTSLYIRPTLIGSEPFLGVRPSRETLFFILLSPVGSYYSEGTKPIKIWTEEKYLRAAPGGLGAVKAGANYASSLKAALEAKKKGYAQVLWLDVEHQGIEEVGTMNVFFVFDNEIVTPALNGSILSGGTRDAILQLLRSKNLPVVERRITITEVVDRLAKGELKEAFGTGTAAVISPVGVLHYQGKDWTINNNENGPLSTQLYNEITAIQRGAQADTLNWLVPLKK from the coding sequence ATGACCACAATTACGAAGAATCTAACCAACACTCCGAAAGCCCTTCCACCCTCTGATCAGCTTGGATTCGGGCAGCATTTTTCTGACCACATGTTTGTGGCTAAATACACTGAAGGCAAGGGCTGGTCTGAAGCCAGCGTCGTCCCTTATGGGCCGCTTTCTTTGGATCCCGGGGCTTCGGTGTTTCATTATGGTCAGGCTTTGTTTGAAGGCATGAAGGCCTTCCGCAAAGAAAGCGGCGAAGTGGTCTTCTTCCGTCCTGAGTTCAATTATCACCGTTTGGCTGAAGGCGCTGCTCGTTTGTGCCTGGAAGCTCCGCCAATGGACCTTTTCATGGAAGGTCTGCACCAGGTGGTGGCGGCTGATGAGCGCTGGATTCCAAAAGGGCCGAACACGTCTTTGTATATCCGTCCGACCTTGATTGGGTCTGAGCCGTTCCTGGGGGTTCGTCCTTCCCGTGAAACGTTGTTCTTTATTCTGTTGTCTCCGGTGGGTTCTTATTATTCTGAAGGCACAAAACCAATCAAGATTTGGACCGAGGAAAAGTACCTCCGTGCAGCTCCAGGGGGCCTGGGTGCGGTGAAGGCCGGGGCGAACTATGCCTCGAGTTTAAAGGCGGCCTTGGAAGCCAAGAAGAAGGGCTATGCCCAAGTTCTGTGGCTGGATGTCGAGCACCAGGGTATTGAGGAGGTCGGCACAATGAACGTGTTCTTCGTCTTCGATAATGAAATCGTCACGCCGGCATTGAATGGCAGCATTCTTTCTGGTGGCACCCGCGATGCGATTCTGCAGTTGTTGCGCTCTAAAAATCTGCCAGTGGTGGAAAGACGTATCACGATCACGGAAGTGGTGGATCGTCTGGCAAAAGGTGAATTGAAAGAAGCTTTCGGCACGGGTACGGCGGCGGTGATTTCCCCAGTGGGTGTTTTGCACTATCAGGGGAAAGACTGGACAATCAACAACAACGAAAACGGACCTCTGAGCACACAGTTGTACAACGAGATAACGGCGATCCAGCGTGGCGCTCAAGCCGATACCTTGAACTGGCTTGTTCCTTTGAAGAAGTAA
- a CDS encoding YbaN family protein — protein MKLIKQTRRTAYFVAGWIFLGLGFVGIFLPLLPTTPFLLLTAYCFARSSIRWHKWLLAQPHMGPLILDWQKHGVIRTRAKLMATGLMVPLVSASLFFGNVPIYAKISAAVVCSCVLIFIWTRPSQAKSSRSQMGTRS, from the coding sequence GTGAAGCTGATTAAGCAGACAAGAAGAACCGCCTACTTTGTAGCAGGCTGGATCTTTCTGGGGTTGGGATTTGTCGGCATCTTTCTGCCGCTGCTTCCGACAACCCCGTTTCTGCTTTTGACCGCTTACTGTTTCGCCCGAAGTTCTATCCGCTGGCACAAGTGGCTTTTAGCGCAACCCCACATGGGGCCGTTGATTTTAGACTGGCAAAAACATGGTGTGATCCGCACTCGCGCCAAACTGATGGCCACCGGACTGATGGTGCCTCTTGTTTCCGCGTCATTGTTCTTTGGTAATGTTCCCATCTACGCCAAAATATCCGCGGCAGTCGTGTGCAGTTGCGTTCTGATTTTCATCTGGACAAGGCCTTCGCAGGCCAAATCCAGCCGGTCTCAGATGGGTACACGTTCATAA
- a CDS encoding LysR family transcriptional regulator: MKYFSKAAELQSLAAAAKALNVSQPAISQAIRKLEDTLGCELLLHTKNRFKLTEEGRLLLERSRGILSQLEDLKAELKGRSEIVTGSLSIATSSAVAHYLLPPRLKDFMKAHVEVQPEIHFGTVPEIAELVRGGKADFGIIIEENRLPGFENRLLGEGGFTCVIRTGAQWPAAPRFLATQESPGWSELQKAWRRHTGTDARAALTVENWEVISQMSLLGMGVGFVPDFIAENQSGLKAAEEQNIWAGKIRYKIYLIHLGEHQLAKPARVFVKSLVQQGF, translated from the coding sequence TTGAAGTATTTTTCAAAAGCCGCCGAACTGCAAAGCCTGGCCGCTGCCGCCAAGGCCCTGAATGTCAGTCAGCCGGCCATCAGCCAGGCTATACGCAAGCTGGAGGACACTCTGGGCTGCGAGCTTCTGCTGCACACCAAAAACCGCTTCAAACTGACCGAAGAAGGCCGCCTGCTGCTGGAAAGATCCCGCGGGATTCTGAGCCAGCTGGAAGATCTAAAAGCTGAACTGAAGGGCCGCTCTGAAATTGTTACAGGCTCTTTGAGTATTGCGACCTCCAGCGCCGTAGCCCACTATCTACTGCCTCCCCGCCTGAAGGACTTCATGAAAGCCCATGTGGAAGTTCAGCCCGAAATTCACTTCGGCACAGTACCGGAAATTGCCGAGCTGGTTCGCGGCGGCAAAGCCGACTTTGGGATCATTATCGAAGAAAACCGCCTGCCCGGATTTGAAAACCGACTGCTGGGCGAGGGTGGCTTCACATGTGTGATTCGCACCGGAGCACAATGGCCGGCGGCCCCCCGGTTCCTGGCAACACAGGAAAGTCCCGGTTGGTCTGAGCTGCAAAAGGCCTGGCGTCGCCATACGGGGACCGACGCCCGCGCCGCTCTGACGGTCGAAAACTGGGAGGTCATCAGTCAGATGAGTCTGCTGGGTATGGGCGTCGGCTTTGTCCCGGACTTTATCGCTGAAAATCAAAGCGGCCTCAAAGCCGCTGAAGAACAAAACATCTGGGCTGGCAAGATCCGCTATAAGATATATCTGATTCACCTGGGCGAGCACCAATTGGCCAAACCCGCCCGGGTCTTTGTTAAATCTCTGGTACAGCAGGGTTTCTAA
- a CDS encoding tail fiber domain-containing protein — protein MAAVSHGAPNSLTYQGRIIKSDGAALEYAHVSFLFEITNPTGTCVIYREQVDDVNMLNSKGVFDVPIGSGTKLFPASPTFKMLDAFKNSLAHNCSGGSTYTAASGDTRLLKVQFHDGNGWKVISPSNEIRSVPFSAYALSAESLGDKIVDDFLLKAGLPTCAGGTFLTWNGTALTCAGISGANGGTVTDVTSSNAYITIANGTSTPALTLNVGTTAGTVAAGNDARFSDARVPSGAAAGDLDGTYPNPSVAKIQGTAVSNAAPANGNFLKYNGTAWTPSAIAQSDVTGLSATLNSYMTDAEFSAAVVNAGCAAHETMYWNAVAGFSCQAINVSLAGDVGGTIGASSVNKIKGVTVDTTGLVAGQILKYDGTKWAPAADNDANSGGTVTNIATGTGLSGGPITSTGTISLANTAVTPAAYGSTTSVGTFTVDAQGRLTAASNAAIAFPVTTVAGRTGAVVLDAADITSGAGKYLTYRPNNTACTDGQVLKWVAANNRWECGTDTDTSSGGTVTNIATGTGLSGGPITATGTISLANTAVTPGGYGSTTSVGTFTVDAQGRLTAASNAAIAFPVTTVAGRTGAVVLDAADITSGAGKYLTYRPNNTACTDGQVLKWVAANSRWECANDTDTDTSSGGTVTNIATGTGLTGGPITSTGTIALANTAVTAGSYTRASITVDAQGRLTAASSGAAINLASDVTGTLPIANGGTGATTAIAAFNGLSPLTTKGDVLANDGTNDVRLPAGTNGQVLTADSAQASGLRWATPTVGTVTSVTGTAPVQVATGTTTPVISVDPATTGARGVVQVGSGIAVSSGTISADPANFPSAVPVTKGGTGATSITADRLLVSNGTGTAVIPFTCAVGQTITFNASGVMGCTSYSATSLFANGGNSFGAAATLGTNDNYGLNFETNGTPRMTISNGGAVGIGTTSPSFNLDIQSADAFQARLWHSSDGQYDGSAMMMTRTRGTLASNSAVTSGDTLGGFYFRAHDGTSTGTTNSAIEVSAGQNHTTSTRGSYMIFETTINGAASRSERMRLHSNGNVGIGQTSPSYKLHVGNNSDATNGIAVSGSSVTSLDLLNSSFGGLWLGVNFSGATVNGIPANGMGMSVGNSTIIFATGSTRTERMRINNVGNIGIGVTNPAQKLDLSGGAIRAGTASSVSGSLLLVDNYSNGNITNIGTEYSSGAPSIGYGVYPAGSPGSFLSSSSSAGLARAAINVGGTDGIRFYSSDVQTVTAASAVTVSERMRIANNGNVGIGTNNPGYPLHVSGTGYIHDGSSYLELLSRADSALNVNNNHATKRGFTIHQTNNAANIAQFYYCPGGVCSQKFYLDTNGNMWIAGNLTEASDARLKTDIQILPDSLNKVLGLNGYSYYWKNPENKEKQIGLIAQEVEKVFPEAVRTDKDGSKSVAYQKLVAPLINSIKELYQIVISENKKQDREIASLKENNAVLVHKVQSLEQQNQALKDAICEVNPKAKVCRK, from the coding sequence ATGGCTGCTGTCAGCCATGGCGCCCCCAATTCTTTGACCTATCAGGGACGGATTATCAAGTCCGATGGGGCCGCTCTCGAATATGCTCATGTCAGCTTCCTGTTTGAAATCACAAACCCGACCGGAACTTGTGTCATCTACCGCGAACAAGTAGACGATGTGAACATGCTGAACTCCAAGGGAGTGTTTGATGTGCCGATCGGTTCAGGCACAAAACTGTTCCCAGCTTCCCCGACTTTTAAAATGCTGGATGCATTTAAGAACTCATTGGCACACAACTGTTCGGGAGGTTCGACCTACACAGCCGCATCCGGCGACACCCGTCTTTTGAAAGTGCAATTCCACGACGGCAATGGCTGGAAGGTCATCTCCCCGTCCAATGAAATTCGCTCGGTTCCTTTTTCCGCCTACGCTCTGTCTGCAGAGTCCCTGGGCGATAAAATCGTCGACGACTTCCTGCTAAAAGCCGGTCTGCCAACGTGCGCGGGCGGCACCTTCCTGACGTGGAATGGAACAGCTTTGACGTGTGCAGGGATCAGTGGCGCTAACGGCGGCACTGTGACTGATGTCACTTCTTCCAATGCTTATATTACGATTGCCAACGGCACTTCGACTCCGGCGCTGACTCTGAACGTGGGCACAACCGCAGGCACGGTGGCTGCCGGTAACGACGCCCGCTTCTCTGATGCGCGTGTTCCATCAGGAGCCGCGGCGGGTGATCTGGACGGCACTTATCCGAATCCATCCGTAGCAAAAATCCAGGGCACAGCGGTTTCCAATGCGGCTCCGGCCAATGGCAACTTCCTGAAATACAATGGGACAGCGTGGACTCCATCGGCCATCGCACAAAGTGATGTGACCGGCCTTTCGGCCACTTTAAATTCTTATATGACGGATGCGGAGTTCAGCGCCGCCGTGGTCAACGCGGGCTGTGCGGCTCACGAAACCATGTACTGGAATGCCGTGGCCGGCTTTTCTTGCCAGGCGATCAATGTGTCCCTGGCCGGAGACGTTGGTGGCACGATCGGCGCCTCTTCTGTCAATAAAATCAAAGGTGTGACGGTGGATACAACGGGTCTGGTGGCTGGTCAGATTTTGAAGTACGACGGCACCAAGTGGGCTCCGGCAGCGGACAATGACGCCAACTCTGGAGGGACTGTTACGAATATTGCGACGGGCACCGGTTTGTCTGGTGGTCCGATCACTTCCACCGGAACTATTTCTTTGGCAAACACAGCGGTGACTCCGGCAGCTTATGGCTCCACTACTTCCGTGGGCACCTTCACTGTGGATGCTCAAGGGCGTCTGACCGCGGCTTCGAACGCGGCGATTGCCTTCCCAGTCACGACCGTGGCTGGCAGAACTGGTGCTGTGGTACTAGATGCCGCCGACATCACCAGCGGCGCTGGCAAATATCTGACTTATCGTCCGAACAACACCGCTTGTACTGACGGGCAGGTGTTGAAATGGGTTGCGGCAAACAATCGTTGGGAGTGCGGTACTGATACTGACACTTCCTCCGGTGGTACCGTCACCAACATCGCGACAGGCACGGGACTTTCCGGAGGCCCGATCACGGCAACTGGTACGATTTCTTTGGCTAATACGGCGGTAACGCCCGGCGGATATGGCTCCACGACTTCAGTGGGCACTTTCACTGTCGATGCTCAGGGCCGTCTGACGGCGGCTTCAAATGCAGCGATTGCCTTCCCAGTCACGACCGTGGCTGGCAGAACTGGTGCTGTGGTACTAGATGCCGCCGACATCACCAGCGGCGCTGGCAAATATCTGACTTATCGTCCGAACAACACCGCTTGTACTGACGGGCAGGTGTTGAAATGGGTTGCTGCTAACAGTCGTTGGGAATGTGCGAACGATACGGATACCGACACGTCTTCCGGCGGTACAGTGACGAACATCGCAACCGGCACTGGTTTGACTGGTGGTCCGATAACTTCGACAGGCACTATTGCTTTAGCTAATACCGCTGTAACAGCGGGTTCTTACACTCGCGCTTCCATCACTGTGGATGCTCAAGGTCGTCTGACGGCGGCATCCAGTGGTGCGGCGATCAATCTGGCTTCTGATGTGACTGGAACTTTGCCAATTGCAAATGGTGGTACCGGAGCAACAACAGCGATTGCGGCCTTCAATGGTCTTTCCCCGCTAACAACCAAAGGGGATGTTCTTGCCAATGACGGCACCAACGACGTTCGCCTGCCTGCAGGTACGAACGGTCAGGTGCTGACGGCGGACTCGGCTCAAGCTTCGGGTTTGAGATGGGCTACTCCGACTGTGGGTACTGTGACCAGTGTCACGGGCACGGCTCCGGTTCAAGTTGCAACGGGCACAACGACACCTGTCATCTCTGTGGATCCGGCAACAACCGGCGCTCGTGGGGTTGTTCAAGTGGGTTCTGGTATCGCGGTTTCTTCAGGCACAATCAGTGCGGATCCGGCGAACTTCCCTTCTGCGGTTCCTGTCACTAAAGGTGGTACCGGTGCCACTTCCATCACAGCCGACCGACTGTTGGTTTCTAACGGCACCGGCACAGCTGTGATCCCCTTCACCTGTGCCGTGGGTCAGACCATCACCTTTAATGCTTCAGGGGTGATGGGTTGTACAAGCTATTCAGCGACATCTCTGTTCGCCAACGGCGGAAACAGCTTTGGTGCCGCGGCGACCTTGGGAACCAACGACAACTATGGCTTGAACTTTGAAACCAACGGCACCCCTCGCATGACCATTTCCAATGGTGGTGCTGTCGGGATTGGAACAACATCCCCAAGCTTCAATCTGGACATTCAAAGCGCTGACGCCTTCCAGGCTCGCCTGTGGCATTCTTCCGATGGTCAGTACGATGGCTCTGCGATGATGATGACCCGCACGCGTGGCACCCTGGCTTCCAACAGCGCAGTGACTTCCGGCGATACATTGGGTGGCTTCTATTTCCGCGCCCATGATGGCACCAGCACGGGCACCACGAACTCGGCCATCGAAGTCAGTGCCGGTCAAAACCACACGACCTCAACTCGTGGCTCTTACATGATCTTTGAAACCACCATCAACGGCGCAGCTTCCCGTTCAGAACGCATGCGTCTTCACTCCAATGGGAATGTGGGCATTGGACAGACCAGCCCAAGCTACAAGCTGCATGTGGGTAACAACTCTGACGCCACAAACGGAATTGCCGTCAGCGGTTCTTCTGTAACTTCCCTGGATCTTTTGAACTCAAGCTTCGGTGGTCTGTGGCTCGGTGTGAACTTCTCCGGAGCTACTGTCAACGGTATCCCTGCCAACGGCATGGGTATGTCTGTTGGAAACAGCACTATCATCTTTGCCACAGGAAGCACGCGCACGGAACGCATGCGCATCAACAACGTTGGTAACATCGGTATTGGTGTGACCAATCCCGCGCAGAAACTGGATCTTTCCGGCGGCGCCATTCGTGCTGGTACGGCCTCCTCCGTTTCCGGCAGTTTACTGCTCGTAGACAACTACTCTAATGGCAACATAACCAACATCGGTACGGAATACTCCAGTGGCGCCCCATCAATTGGTTATGGTGTTTATCCTGCTGGATCCCCCGGAAGCTTCCTCTCTTCGTCGAGCTCAGCTGGTTTGGCTCGCGCGGCGATCAATGTCGGTGGTACTGACGGTATTCGCTTCTACAGTTCCGACGTGCAAACCGTCACTGCGGCAAGCGCCGTCACCGTGTCCGAACGCATGCGTATTGCGAACAACGGAAATGTGGGAATCGGCACCAACAATCCAGGCTATCCATTGCATGTCAGTGGTACGGGCTATATCCACGACGGATCTTCTTATCTGGAGCTGCTTTCCCGCGCAGATTCAGCACTGAATGTAAATAATAACCACGCGACAAAACGTGGCTTCACGATTCACCAGACCAATAATGCCGCAAACATCGCGCAGTTCTATTACTGTCCAGGCGGAGTGTGTTCCCAGAAATTCTATCTTGATACCAATGGGAACATGTGGATCGCCGGCAATTTGACGGAAGCGTCTGATGCCCGTCTGAAAACCGACATCCAAATCCTGCCAGACAGTTTGAATAAGGTGCTCGGTCTAAACGGTTACAGCTACTACTGGAAAAATCCGGAAAACAAAGAAAAACAAATTGGTTTGATCGCGCAGGAAGTGGAAAAAGTATTCCCTGAAGCGGTTCGTACTGACAAAGACGGATCCAAATCCGTGGCCTATCAAAAACTGGTGGCACCACTGATCAATTCCATCAAAGAACTTTATCAGATCGTGATTTCTGAAAACAAAAAGCAGGATCGTGAGATTGCCTCGCTCAAAGAAAACAACGCCGTTCTGGTTCACAAGGTTCAGTCTTTGGAACAGCAGAACCAGGCCTTGAAAGACGCCATCTGCGAAGTGAATCCGAAAGCCAAAGTCTGCCGCAAATGA